A region of Larus michahellis chromosome 15, bLarMic1.1, whole genome shotgun sequence DNA encodes the following proteins:
- the ODF2 gene encoding outer dense fiber protein 2 isoform X2 — translation MGEPRAAAARRPRKCGGASCPWCGLPQPPSSRPRGLHGSVGASCRFPAAAEDLLRRQRPRTLRGPSWCPSSISNEVTSVSAQSTLSRRAKNFRITQKHKQKIKGDTVNMCRSVRVKTKAPWVPPGKTSVRESTCKWEGPTHRLEITPPDSEKMLSVLRLSDLSTDEEDAVHCKMNEYEKKIDSLMNVVGTLKNEAKLQKKEEQQQMTKRLLEEQKEELNEVTQELVETEHENTLLRRNIERIKEEKDLTVLQKKYLQHEKECLMSKLSEAERDGAAAARQIHALKNTIGRLNIEKHMSSSDINTLTRQKELLLQKLSTFEETNRTLRELLREQHNREKDAQKILERQGALLKRLADSEAEKIQLQMRLQEKEEEVDGLTIQIEAEKDQAKAACELSKSMEAVKGHLQAQLRNKEAENNRLTIQIRNLERSEAQHKAEMEHAMEQMKELRQKADRDKEALKKAIRAQKERAERSEAYAEQLTAQLAEKESYVADAVSTLESWRSRYNKVVKDKSDLELEIVTLNSRVADLLEQQTTLEDKMREDREALVDRLHQQTTETTSFKMENERLKASVVPMEEKLNQAQMEVQQLKSSVRNYEGLIESYKSQVLKTQMEADEVAGQLEKYDKENKTLKDEMNKEIELARKQFQSQLAELEKLPEILKITETQLAECQDQLQSYEKKNVDLSVMIADLRQRIELQGEKMEMTRERYQSAQEEKKQLTLKVEELERKLETTSAQNIEFLQVIAKREESIHQCQLRLEEKTRECSSLARQLEMAIEDAKRQVEQTRERAASRERVAQSKMLDLETQLSRNKTELNQLRRSKDDAERRYESRLQDLKDRLEQSESTNRSMQNYVQFLKSSYANVFGESALLGSPSRSRSSP, via the exons ATGGGGgagccgcgggcggcggcggcgcggcggccccggAAGTGCGGCGGCGCCTCCTGCCCCTGGTGcggcctcccgcagcccccctcGTCCCGGCCGCGGGGTCTCCATGGCAGCGTCGGCGCCTCCTGccgcttccccgccgccgccgaagACCTCCTGAGGCGGCAGCGGCCGCGGACCCTGCGCGGTCCTTCATG GTGTCCCTCATCCATCAGCAATGAAGTGACTTCAGTCTCTGCACAGAGCACGCTGTCAAGAAGAGCTAAAAACTTTAGAATAACT caaaagcacaaacagaaaattaaagggGATACTGTGAACATGTGCCGATCTGTCCGTGTGAAAACTAAGgccccctgggtgcccccaggCAAAACGTCTGTCCGGGAGTCCACCTGCAAATGGGAG GGACCGACTCACCGCCTAGAGATTACACCTCCAGATTCAGAAAAAATGCTGTCAGTATTGCGCCTGAGTGACCTCTCTACAGATGAGGAGGATGCTGTTCACTGCAAAATGAACGAATATGAAAAGAAGATCGATAGCCTGATGAATGTGGTGGGAACACTGAAGAATGAG GCCAAGCTGCAGAAAAAGGAGGAACAGCAGCAAATGACAAAGCGTCTCCTtgaggagcagaaagaagagCTGAATGAGGTCACGCAAGAGCTGGTAGAAACAGAACATGAGAATACACTGCTCAGGCGCAATATTGAGCGcataaaggaagagaaagatctGACTGT GCTACAGAAAAAGTACTTGCAGCATGAGAAAGAGTGTTTGATGTCCAAGCTGAGCGAGGCAGAaagggatggagcagcagcagccaggcagatCCATGCCTTGAAAAATACAATTGGGAGACTCAACATT GAGAAACACATGAGCAGTTCAGACATTAACACACTGACAAGACAAAAAGAGCTGCTTCTCCAGAAATTGAGCACCTTTGAAGAAACCAACCGAACACTACGAGAACTTCTCAGAGAGCAGCACAACCGGGAG AAGGATGCTCAGAAGATATTGGAGCGGCAAGGAGCACTGCTGAAAAGGCTGGCTGactcagaagcagagaaaata caaCTTCAGATGAGGCttcaggagaaagaagaagaagtgGACGGTCTTACCATTCAGATAGAGGCAGAAAAG GACCAGGCAAAGGCAGCATGCGAACTCTCTAAATCTATGGAAGCTGTGAAAGGCCATTTACAAGCGCAGTTGCGAAACAAAGAGGCTGAGAACAACCGGCTGACTATACAGATACGG aaTCTGGAGCGCAGTGAAGCTCAGCATAAGGCAGAGATGGAACATGCCATGGAACAGATGAAAGAACTAAGGCAGAAGGCAGATCGTGATAAAGAAGCCCTGAAGAAAGCCATCCGTGCACAGAAAGAGCGGGCAGAGCGAAGTGAAGCGTATGCAGAGCAACTGACTGCCCAGCTAGCAGAAAAG GAAAGTTACGTTGCTGATGCGGTGTCTACACTGGAGTCCTGGAGGAGTCGCTACAACAAAGTAGTAAAGGACAAGAGTGACCTTGAACTGGAAATTGTTACGTTGAAcag CCGTGTTGCAGACTTGCTGGAACAGCAGACAACCCTGGAGGACAAGATGCGGGAGGACAGAGAAGCTTTGGTGGATAGATTGCATCAACAGACTACAGAGACCACTTCTTTCAAAATGGAGAATGAAAGGCTAAAG gctaGTGTGGTCCCAATGGAGGAAAAGCTGAACCAAGCACAGATGGAAGTGCAGCAGCTCAAGAGCTCTGTCAGGAACTATGAAGGGTTGATTGAAAGCTACAAGTCACAG GTGTTGAAGACCCAAATGGAAGCAGATGAAGTGGCAGGACAACTGGAGAAGTATGATAAAGAGAACAAGACACTAAAAGATGAAATGAACAAGGAGATTGAACTG GCACGTAAGCAGTTCCAGAGCCAGCTTGCTGAACTGGAAAAGCTGCCCGAAATCCTAAAGATCACAGAGACACAACTAGCAGAATGTCAGGACCAGCTTCAGAGTTATGAGAAGAAGAACGTGGACCTGTCTGTCATGATTGCAGATCTTCGTCAGCGG ATTGAGCTCCAGGGGGAGAAAATGGAGATGACAAGAGAGAGGTATCAGTCTGCCcaggaggagaaaaagcagctcACCTTGAAGGTGGAGGAGCTGGAAAG AAAACTAGAGACAACGAGCGCCCAGAACATAGAATTCCTTCAGGTTATAGCAAAACGTGAGGAGTCGATCCACCAGTGTCAGCTGCGGTTAGAGGAGAAGACCCGTGAATGTAGCTCCTTGGCACGTCAGCTGGAGATGGCCATTGAGGATGCCAAAAGACAA GTGGAACAAACTCGAGAACGAGCAGCATCTAGAGAGAGGGTAGCCCAGTCCAAGATGTTGGATTTGGAGACCCAGCTGAGTAGGAATAAAACGGAGCTGAACCAATTGCGCCGGAGCAAAGACGAT GCAGAGCGCCGGTATGAAAGCCGCCTACAGGATTTAAAGGATCGGTTGGAGCAGTCGGAGAGCACCAACCGCAGCATGCAAAACTACGTCCAGTTCCTCAAGTCTTCCTATGCCAACGTTTTTGGAGAAAGTGCCTTGCTGGGCTCCCCCAGCCGCTCTCGTTCTTCTCCATGA
- the PTGES2 gene encoding prostaglandin E synthase 2, whose product MAAAGRAWRVAALLPPWPLRAPRRAYGGAAAAAAAASVARGGGGSRLLLGAAFALGGGAGLYLAARQRLREHSAAELPSGRLQLTLYQYKTCPFCSKVRAFLDYHGLPYEIVEVNPIMRKEIKFSSYRKVPILLANAGSPVQLNDSSVIISAIKTYLISKRNSLEEIVSFYPPMKTVTEQGKEVFEYGNKYWLMLDEKETKRVYPVKEVRVEEMKWRKWADDWLVHLISPNVYRTPREALASFDYIVREGKFGTVEGFFAKYMGAVAMFFVSKRLKKRHHLQDNVREDLYEAVNEWVKAIGKHRLFMGGNQPNLADLAVYGVLRVMEGLEAFDDMMVHTKIQPWYQRMEEVIKKAEAAV is encoded by the exons ATGGCCGCCGCCGGCAGGGCCTGGCGTGTCGCCGCGCTGCTGCCGCCCTGGCCGCTGCGGGCCCCGCGCCGAGCCTACGGcggtgctgccgccgccgccgccgccgcttctgtggcgaggggcggcggcgggagccgaCTGCTGCTGGGCGCTGCCTTCGCGCTGGGCGGCGGCGCCGGCCTCTACCTGGCGGCGCGGCAGCGCCTGCGGGAGCACTCGGCCGCTGAG CTGCCTTCAGGGAGGCTCCAGCTCACTCTCTACCAGTATAAAACGTGTCCTTTCTGCAGCAAAGTCCGAGCTTTTCTTGATTATCATGGACTGCCCTATGAAATTGTGGAAGTGAACCCGATAATGAGGAAAGAGATCAAATTCTCTTCCTACAGAAAGGTGCCTATCCTGTTAGCCAATGCTGGAAGCCCTGTG caaTTGAATGACTCGTCAGTGATCATCAGTGCAATAAAAACCTATCTCATTTCCAA GAGGAATAGCTTAGAAGAGATCGTGTCCTTTTATCCTCCTATGAAAACTGTGACTGAGCAAGGCAAGGAGGTATTTGAGTATGGGAATAAGTACTGGCTCATGCTGGATGAGAAGGAGACAAAGCGAGTCTATCCTGTCAAAGAAGTGAGAGT GGAAGAAATGAAGTGGAGAAAATGGGCAGACGATTGGCTTGTTCACCTCATCTCCCCCAATGTTTACCGGACCCCCAGAGAAGCCTTGGCATCTTTTGATTACATTGTCCGTGAGGGGAAGTTTGGCACTGTGGAAGGTTTCTTTGCCAAGTACATGGGGGCTGTTGCCATGTTCTTCGTTAGCAAGAGGCTGAAGAAAAG aCATCACCTTCAAGATAATGTCCGAGAAGACTTGTATGAAGCAGTTAATGAGTGGGTAAAAGCTATTGGCAAACATCGACTCTTCATGGGTGGAAACCAGCCGAACCTTGCTGATTTG GCAGTGTATGGGGTCCTCCGAGTCATGGAAGGGCTGGAAGCCTTTGACGACATGATGGTTCACACCAAGATTCAGCCTTGGTACCAGCGTATGGAAGAAGTCATTAAAAAAGCTGAAGCTGCAGTCtga
- the BBLN gene encoding bublin coiled-coil protein has product MSGPNGEPHVPVGAEEEEEEDGDSFGEEEYAAINSMLDQINSCLDHLEEKNDYLHACLKELLESNRQTRLEFQQQSEQQNIEADMQGSQPPT; this is encoded by the exons ATGTCGGGGCCGAACGGGGAGCCGCACGTGCCGGTgggcgccgaggaggaggaggaggaggacggggacAGCTTCGGGGAGGAAG AATATGCAGCAATAAACTCCATGCTGGACCAGATCAACTCCTGCTTGGATCACCTGGAGGAGAAGAATGATTATCTACATGCCTGCTTGAAAGAACTGCTGGAGTCCAACCGCCAGACCCGCCTGGAGTTCCAGCAGCAGAGCGAGCAGCAGAACATTGAAGCTGATATGCAGGGATCACAGCCTCCCACCTAG
- the ODF2 gene encoding outer dense fiber protein 2 isoform X1, translated as MKNRSSSPPLHVHVDENTPVHVHIKKGQKTTPAKCQQKHKQKIKGDTVNMCRSVRVKTKAPWVPPGKTSVRESTCKWEGPTHRLEITPPDSEKMLSVLRLSDLSTDEEDAVHCKMNEYEKKIDSLMNVVGTLKNEAKLQKKEEQQQMTKRLLEEQKEELNEVTQELVETEHENTLLRRNIERIKEEKDLTVLQKKYLQHEKECLMSKLSEAERDGAAAARQIHALKNTIGRLNIEKHMSSSDINTLTRQKELLLQKLSTFEETNRTLRELLREQHNREKDAQKILERQGALLKRLADSEAEKIQLQMRLQEKEEEVDGLTIQIEAEKDQAKAACELSKSMEAVKGHLQAQLRNKEAENNRLTIQIRNLERSEAQHKAEMEHAMEQMKELRQKADRDKEALKKAIRAQKERAERSEAYAEQLTAQLAEKESYVADAVSTLESWRSRYNKVVKDKSDLELEIVTLNSRVADLLEQQTTLEDKMREDREALVDRLHQQTTETTSFKMENERLKASVVPMEEKLNQAQMEVQQLKSSVRNYEGLIESYKSQVLKTQMEADEVAGQLEKYDKENKTLKDEMNKEIELARKQFQSQLAELEKLPEILKITETQLAECQDQLQSYEKKNVDLSVMIADLRQRIELQGEKMEMTRERYQSAQEEKKQLTLKVEELERKLETTSAQNIEFLQVIAKREESIHQCQLRLEEKTRECSSLARQLEMAIEDAKRQVEQTRERAASRERVAQSKMLDLETQLSRNKTELNQLRRSKDDAERRYESRLQDLKDRLEQSESTNRSMQNYVQFLKSSYANVFGESALLGSPSRSRSSP; from the exons ATGAAGAACCGTTCCTCATCTCCCCCTTTGCACGTCCATGTGGATGAAAACACCCCTGTCCATGTCCATATTAAAAAGGGTCAGAAAACCACACCTGCAAAATGCCAG caaaagcacaaacagaaaattaaagggGATACTGTGAACATGTGCCGATCTGTCCGTGTGAAAACTAAGgccccctgggtgcccccaggCAAAACGTCTGTCCGGGAGTCCACCTGCAAATGGGAG GGACCGACTCACCGCCTAGAGATTACACCTCCAGATTCAGAAAAAATGCTGTCAGTATTGCGCCTGAGTGACCTCTCTACAGATGAGGAGGATGCTGTTCACTGCAAAATGAACGAATATGAAAAGAAGATCGATAGCCTGATGAATGTGGTGGGAACACTGAAGAATGAG GCCAAGCTGCAGAAAAAGGAGGAACAGCAGCAAATGACAAAGCGTCTCCTtgaggagcagaaagaagagCTGAATGAGGTCACGCAAGAGCTGGTAGAAACAGAACATGAGAATACACTGCTCAGGCGCAATATTGAGCGcataaaggaagagaaagatctGACTGT GCTACAGAAAAAGTACTTGCAGCATGAGAAAGAGTGTTTGATGTCCAAGCTGAGCGAGGCAGAaagggatggagcagcagcagccaggcagatCCATGCCTTGAAAAATACAATTGGGAGACTCAACATT GAGAAACACATGAGCAGTTCAGACATTAACACACTGACAAGACAAAAAGAGCTGCTTCTCCAGAAATTGAGCACCTTTGAAGAAACCAACCGAACACTACGAGAACTTCTCAGAGAGCAGCACAACCGGGAG AAGGATGCTCAGAAGATATTGGAGCGGCAAGGAGCACTGCTGAAAAGGCTGGCTGactcagaagcagagaaaata caaCTTCAGATGAGGCttcaggagaaagaagaagaagtgGACGGTCTTACCATTCAGATAGAGGCAGAAAAG GACCAGGCAAAGGCAGCATGCGAACTCTCTAAATCTATGGAAGCTGTGAAAGGCCATTTACAAGCGCAGTTGCGAAACAAAGAGGCTGAGAACAACCGGCTGACTATACAGATACGG aaTCTGGAGCGCAGTGAAGCTCAGCATAAGGCAGAGATGGAACATGCCATGGAACAGATGAAAGAACTAAGGCAGAAGGCAGATCGTGATAAAGAAGCCCTGAAGAAAGCCATCCGTGCACAGAAAGAGCGGGCAGAGCGAAGTGAAGCGTATGCAGAGCAACTGACTGCCCAGCTAGCAGAAAAG GAAAGTTACGTTGCTGATGCGGTGTCTACACTGGAGTCCTGGAGGAGTCGCTACAACAAAGTAGTAAAGGACAAGAGTGACCTTGAACTGGAAATTGTTACGTTGAAcag CCGTGTTGCAGACTTGCTGGAACAGCAGACAACCCTGGAGGACAAGATGCGGGAGGACAGAGAAGCTTTGGTGGATAGATTGCATCAACAGACTACAGAGACCACTTCTTTCAAAATGGAGAATGAAAGGCTAAAG gctaGTGTGGTCCCAATGGAGGAAAAGCTGAACCAAGCACAGATGGAAGTGCAGCAGCTCAAGAGCTCTGTCAGGAACTATGAAGGGTTGATTGAAAGCTACAAGTCACAG GTGTTGAAGACCCAAATGGAAGCAGATGAAGTGGCAGGACAACTGGAGAAGTATGATAAAGAGAACAAGACACTAAAAGATGAAATGAACAAGGAGATTGAACTG GCACGTAAGCAGTTCCAGAGCCAGCTTGCTGAACTGGAAAAGCTGCCCGAAATCCTAAAGATCACAGAGACACAACTAGCAGAATGTCAGGACCAGCTTCAGAGTTATGAGAAGAAGAACGTGGACCTGTCTGTCATGATTGCAGATCTTCGTCAGCGG ATTGAGCTCCAGGGGGAGAAAATGGAGATGACAAGAGAGAGGTATCAGTCTGCCcaggaggagaaaaagcagctcACCTTGAAGGTGGAGGAGCTGGAAAG AAAACTAGAGACAACGAGCGCCCAGAACATAGAATTCCTTCAGGTTATAGCAAAACGTGAGGAGTCGATCCACCAGTGTCAGCTGCGGTTAGAGGAGAAGACCCGTGAATGTAGCTCCTTGGCACGTCAGCTGGAGATGGCCATTGAGGATGCCAAAAGACAA GTGGAACAAACTCGAGAACGAGCAGCATCTAGAGAGAGGGTAGCCCAGTCCAAGATGTTGGATTTGGAGACCCAGCTGAGTAGGAATAAAACGGAGCTGAACCAATTGCGCCGGAGCAAAGACGAT GCAGAGCGCCGGTATGAAAGCCGCCTACAGGATTTAAAGGATCGGTTGGAGCAGTCGGAGAGCACCAACCGCAGCATGCAAAACTACGTCCAGTTCCTCAAGTCTTCCTATGCCAACGTTTTTGGAGAAAGTGCCTTGCTGGGCTCCCCCAGCCGCTCTCGTTCTTCTCCATGA